A DNA window from Streptomyces sp. 71268 contains the following coding sequences:
- a CDS encoding acyl-CoA thioesterase gives MQPITVPITVRGYETDSQGHLNMSVYIQYAEHARWGLFQAAGLTQAALLKAGVGPVNLETNIKYLRELRAGDEVEVSCAVVWGERKTFGIEQTITKRDGAVAAELRSVVGMLDLAERRMVADPRGCLRDLGADPKILDL, from the coding sequence ATGCAGCCGATCACCGTGCCGATCACCGTACGTGGCTATGAGACGGACTCGCAGGGACACCTCAACATGAGCGTGTACATCCAGTACGCGGAGCACGCCCGGTGGGGCCTGTTCCAGGCCGCGGGGCTGACGCAGGCGGCGCTGCTCAAGGCGGGCGTGGGGCCGGTCAACCTGGAGACCAACATCAAGTACCTGCGCGAACTGCGCGCCGGCGACGAGGTCGAGGTGAGCTGCGCGGTCGTGTGGGGCGAGCGGAAGACGTTCGGCATCGAGCAGACCATCACCAAGCGGGACGGCGCGGTCGCCGCCGAACTGCGCAGCGTGGTCGGCATGCTCGACCTCGCCGAGCGCCGCATGGTGGCCGACCCGCGCGGCTGCCTGCGCGACCTCGGCGCCGACCCGAAGATCCTCGACCTCTGA
- a CDS encoding SurA N-terminal domain-containing protein translates to MLRSLRSPRTARSRRPALAVSAVALLGTVPLLTGCGSEAHPGAAAVVDGDRITVSQLQSQVRDVRDAQRDSPQGTELIARSGQLSRDTLIRMIHTRVVERAAKDNGIKVTPREVQQEVKRAENRPGGAKALRAVFLEQGIAPQQINATMRVELLRMKLIQQLGEGPAVTAFQSTSKRLGIDVNPRYGSWDSLQGRAVPTKEPWIKVNEPERRPA, encoded by the coding sequence ATGCTGCGTTCGCTTCGAAGCCCCAGGACCGCGCGGAGCCGTAGGCCCGCGCTCGCCGTCTCCGCCGTGGCACTGCTCGGCACGGTGCCGCTGCTCACCGGCTGCGGAAGCGAGGCGCACCCCGGGGCGGCGGCCGTGGTGGACGGTGACCGGATCACCGTCTCGCAGCTCCAGTCGCAGGTCAGGGACGTACGGGACGCCCAGCGTGACTCCCCGCAGGGCACCGAGCTGATCGCGCGCTCGGGGCAGCTCAGCCGGGACACGCTGATCCGCATGATCCACACCAGGGTGGTGGAGCGCGCCGCCAAGGACAACGGCATCAAGGTCACGCCGCGCGAGGTGCAGCAGGAGGTCAAGCGGGCCGAGAACCGGCCGGGCGGCGCCAAGGCGCTGCGCGCCGTCTTCCTTGAGCAGGGCATCGCGCCGCAGCAGATCAACGCCACGATGCGGGTCGAGCTGCTGCGCATGAAGCTGATCCAGCAACTCGGTGAGGGCCCCGCCGTGACCGCGTTCCAGTCCACCTCCAAGCGCCTTGGCATCGACGTGAACCCGCGTTACGGCAGTTGGGACAGCCTGCAGGGCCGGGCCGTGCCGACCAAGGAGCCGTGGATCAAGGTCAACGAGCCGGAGCGGCGCCCGGCGTAG
- a CDS encoding HNH endonuclease family protein has product MIRARRTALPAAALAALLALTGCSPDQDGSDKGGSPSGGPAPSAGTASALRALDDLAVKGRAPRTGYERGQFGRAWTDTDRNGCGTRDDILRRDLKDVRFRDGKCVVVAGTLADDPYTGRDIAYRRGRSKVDIDHVVALSDAWQKGAGRWPRGKRIAFANDPLNLIAVEASANRRKSDGDAATWLPANTGYRCPYVARQVAVKKKYGVWVTRAEKDAMARVLRGCPTTALPVGTAPTDAPGR; this is encoded by the coding sequence GTGATACGCGCCCGCCGCACCGCCCTGCCCGCCGCGGCCCTCGCCGCGCTGCTCGCGCTCACCGGCTGCTCGCCCGACCAGGACGGGTCGGACAAGGGCGGGTCGCCGAGCGGCGGGCCCGCGCCGAGCGCTGGCACGGCCAGCGCGCTGCGGGCCCTGGACGACCTGGCGGTCAAGGGGCGCGCGCCCAGGACCGGGTACGAGCGCGGCCAGTTCGGCCGGGCGTGGACCGACACCGACCGCAACGGCTGCGGCACCCGCGACGACATCCTCCGGCGCGACCTGAAGGACGTGCGGTTCCGCGACGGCAAGTGCGTCGTCGTCGCCGGCACCCTGGCCGACGACCCGTACACCGGCCGCGACATCGCCTACCGGCGCGGCCGCAGCAAGGTGGACATCGACCACGTCGTCGCGCTCTCCGACGCCTGGCAGAAGGGCGCCGGCCGGTGGCCGCGCGGCAAGCGGATCGCCTTCGCCAACGACCCGCTCAACCTGATCGCGGTCGAGGCGTCGGCCAACCGCCGCAAGAGCGACGGCGACGCCGCGACCTGGCTGCCGGCCAACACCGGCTACCGCTGCCCGTACGTGGCGCGGCAGGTCGCGGTGAAGAAGAAGTACGGGGTGTGGGTCACGCGCGCCGAGAAGGACGCGATGGCCCGGGTGCTGCGCGGCTGCCCGACGACGGCCCTGCCGGTGGGCACCGCCCCCACCGACGCGCCGGGCCGCTGA
- a CDS encoding DUF2079 domain-containing protein, whose protein sequence is MDSAPSVAASAESAVPDGSPDDAADAQPTGHRLRRFARRLGEARFDPYWLAAALFVAYATLSVTRYRRFASMSWDLGIFEQAVRSYAHLQAPIVDLKGPGTNVLGDHFSPVTALLAPFYRVFPSPVTLLVAQAVLFAVSVVPVTRVAARLLGRRRGLAVGVAYGVSWGVQRAVDFDFHEICFAVPLIAFALEALLRERWLAAACWAAPLVLVKEDLGATVAAIGVVLFLRGRRAHEKVTPLALGLIGFGVLASAFALGVVIPEFNTSGSYDYWNKIDAEGGGPAPTIPLETALRTLAWVLVPTTGLLALRSPLLLVALPTLGWRFVSHEEHYWGTDWHYSAVLMPVVFLALVDAVHRSRRSRRGWLRGYADQLPAAAAAAGLALCTALPMAGLTEADTYRKPAWVNEAEQLLDRVPDDATVEANIGPISRLTQRCRVLWIGDTRGVLPDYIALHEPNGRTPDQLVDYARQLHPTARYAHVGSAGGVELLARVGGAGQATA, encoded by the coding sequence ATGGATTCGGCCCCCTCCGTCGCCGCCTCAGCCGAGTCGGCGGTGCCCGACGGCTCCCCCGACGACGCCGCCGACGCGCAGCCCACCGGGCACCGACTCCGGCGCTTCGCGCGGCGGCTGGGGGAGGCCAGGTTCGACCCGTACTGGCTGGCCGCCGCGCTGTTCGTGGCGTACGCGACGCTGTCGGTCACCCGGTACCGCCGGTTCGCGTCGATGTCCTGGGACCTGGGGATATTCGAGCAGGCGGTGCGCTCCTACGCGCACCTCCAGGCGCCCATCGTCGACCTCAAGGGGCCGGGCACCAACGTGCTCGGCGACCACTTCAGCCCGGTCACCGCGCTGCTCGCGCCGTTCTACCGGGTCTTCCCCAGCCCGGTGACGCTGCTGGTGGCGCAGGCCGTGCTGTTCGCCGTCTCGGTCGTGCCGGTCACCCGGGTCGCGGCGCGCCTGCTCGGCCGCCGCCGTGGCCTGGCCGTCGGCGTCGCGTACGGCGTCTCGTGGGGCGTGCAGCGGGCCGTGGACTTCGACTTCCACGAGATCTGCTTCGCCGTCCCGCTGATCGCCTTCGCCCTTGAGGCGCTGCTGCGCGAGCGCTGGCTGGCGGCGGCGTGCTGGGCGGCGCCGCTGGTGCTGGTCAAGGAGGACCTCGGGGCCACCGTCGCGGCGATCGGCGTGGTGCTGTTCCTGCGCGGGCGCCGCGCGCATGAGAAGGTGACGCCGCTGGCCCTGGGCCTGATCGGATTCGGCGTACTGGCCTCGGCGTTCGCGCTCGGCGTGGTGATCCCGGAGTTCAACACCAGCGGCTCGTACGACTACTGGAACAAGATCGACGCCGAGGGCGGCGGCCCGGCCCCCACCATCCCGCTGGAGACGGCGCTGCGCACGTTGGCCTGGGTCCTGGTGCCCACCACCGGGCTGCTCGCGCTGCGCTCGCCGCTGCTGCTCGTGGCGCTGCCGACGCTGGGGTGGCGGTTCGTCTCGCACGAGGAGCACTACTGGGGCACCGACTGGCACTACAGCGCCGTGCTGATGCCGGTGGTCTTCCTCGCCCTCGTGGACGCGGTCCACCGCTCGCGGCGCAGCCGGCGCGGCTGGCTGCGCGGCTACGCCGACCAGTTGCCGGCCGCGGCCGCCGCCGCGGGCCTGGCGCTGTGCACGGCGCTGCCGATGGCCGGGCTCACCGAGGCGGACACCTACCGCAAGCCGGCCTGGGTCAACGAGGCGGAGCAGCTGCTCGACCGCGTCCCCGACGATGCCACGGTGGAGGCCAACATAGGGCCGATCAGCCGCCTCACGCAGCGCTGCCGGGTGCTGTGGATCGGCGACACCCGAGGCGTGCTGCCGGACTACATCGCCCTGCACGAGCCGAACGGCCGCACCCCGGACCAACTCGTCGACTACGCCCGCCAACTGCACCCCACCGCGCGGTACGCGCACGTCGGCAGCGCGGGCGGTGTCGAACTGCTGGCCCGGGTCGGCGGCGCGGGCCAGGCCACGGCATAG